Sequence from the Clostridia bacterium genome:
GCGTGCGCGACTACGTGGACGGGCAAGGCAGGGAGGGGGAGCACCAGGCGTTTCTGCGCGTCTACGGCCGGGCCGGCCTCCCTTGTACCGTGTGCGGGGAATCAATCTTGCGGGTCAGGATAGCCGGCCGCGGCACCCATTTCTGTCCCCGCTGCCAGACTTAGATCGCAAGTAGCATGGGTGGGTAAGCTGTCAGGCAGTCGAGGGACTTAGTTATCCCCGTTTTTTGCCGGCAGTCCTGGTAGGATTGCCGGCAGGGCAGACTGTGGATACATCAGGTCGAGGGAGGGATCTGGCTCCCACACCGGCCATGTTCGTAATAGGTCTGACCGGAGGCATAGCCAGCGGCAAGAGCACGGTGAGCCGCATGCTGGCCCGCCTGGGGGCGGTCATCGTGGACGCCGACGTCCTGGCGCGGGAAATCGTCAGACCGGGGCGGCCCGCCTGGCGGGACATCGTGCGTCACTTCGGCCGGGAAATCCTGCGACCGGACGGAGAGCTTGACCGCAAAGCTCTCGCCCGCCGCATTTTCGGCGACCCGGAGACCCGGCAGCTGCTCAACCGGCTTACCCACCCCAGGGTGGTGGAGCAAACCGCGGCCATTTTGGAAAGTCTGGCCCGAGAGGGCAGGTGCCGGGTGGCGGTGGTGGACGCGGCTCTCTTTTTCGAGGCAGGAATGGAGCGCCTGGTGGACGAAGTTTGGGTAGTAAAGGTCTCCGAAGAAACCCAGATCAGACGTCTCGTGGAACGGGACGGGCTTTCGCCGGAAGAGGCCCGACAGCGCCTGGCCGCCCAGATGCCCCTGGAGGAAAGGCTCAGGCGCGCCCACCGGGTAATCGACAACGAAGGCCCGGAGGAACAAACCTGGCGTCAGGTGCTGGCCTTGTGGCGAGAGGCGGTCGGAAACGGGGCCGAAGGCGACGTCGGCGCAAACGATCTCTCGGGGCGATGAAACCCGAGAACCCGAAGGAGTGAGACCCATGACCGACAAGCTGATCACTACCCTCAAGCAGGTCAAAGAACTGACCGTCGACTCCCGGCGGCCTTTCTTCTCCGCCACCCACGAGGAAATAGCCACCGGCGCCACCACCGACATTTATTTCGTCCGCACCTACGAGATCCTCCGCTCCCTGGGCCAGGCCGACACCCCGGTAGCGGCGGAAATCTTCGCCCGCCGCGAGGGGATATTCGCCGGACTTCCCGAGGTCTTGAATCTCCTGGCCGACCGGCCGGTAGAGGTCTGGTCCCTCACCGAAGGAACCGCCTTCGAGGAAAGAGAAGTGGTGATGCGGCTGGTAGGCCCCTACGATCAGTTCGGTCTTTTCGAGACCACCATTCTGGGTATCCTGGCCCATTCCAGCGGCTGGGCGACCGCAGCCAGGAAGGCCAAGGAGGCGGCCCAGGAGGCGGCCGTGTTCTGCTTTGGGGCCCGCCACGTGCATCCCGCGGTAGCGCCGGTAATGGAACGCGCGGCCATCGTCGGGGGCGCCGACGGTGCCAGCTGCATTCTGGCGGCAAAGCTCGCCGGTAAGGAGCCGGTGGGAACCGTGCCCCACGCCATGTTCCTGATCGTGGGCGATACGGTGGAGGGTGCCCTGGCCTACCACCGCGTAATGCCTCCGGACGCTCCCCGCGTAATACTGGTAGATACCTTCAAGGACGAGGCCGAGGAAACCCTCAGAGTGGCCGAGGCCTTGGGCAGGGACCTCGCCGGGGTGCGCCTGGACACCCCGGGTGAGCGCGGCGGGGTCACCCCGGAACTGGTGCGGGAGGTACGGGCACGGCTGGATCAGGCCGGATACAACCACGTACGCATATTCGTCTCCGGCGGTCTGAACCCGGAGCGTATAGCCCGCCTGCGCCAGGCCGGAGCCGATGCTTTCGGTGTAGGCAGCTATATATCCAGCGCTCCGCCCATCGACATGACCTTGGATCTCAAGGTGGTACGCGGCCGGCCCTTCACCAAGCGCGGCCGTATACCCGGCGTCACTCTTAATCCCAAACTGCAACGGGTCAAGTGACCCTCCTTGCCTGCATAGCTGCCGCGTGTTCCTGGAATAATTAGCTATGAACCAGTTCTGCCGGAGGCGGCAGCGTGCCGGATTGGAAGTACTACGTCACCTCGCTGGTGGCCGTATTCCTCGCCCTGGGTATAGGCATCCTGATCGGAAGTATGGTGGTGGGGAGCGAGGCGGTCCTCAGCCAGCAAAGCGGCATGCTGGCGAGGCTGGAGGCCGACCTCTTAAGCCTCAAAGAAGACAATACCCGCTTGCGCCAGGAGACAGAACAGGCGCGCCAGGCCCTGGAGCGCGCCCGCATCCTGGCGGCTGAAGTTTTGCCCTCTCTTCTGGACGGCCGTTTGCGCGGGGCAGCCGTAACCGTGGTCGCTGGCGTCGAAGACCGCTCCCCGGAGCTGGAGGAGACGTTGCGCCGCTCCGGGGCCCTCTTGAGTTGCGCCTTCCTGGACTGCAGCCGTATCTCCTGGCCCGAAATAGCCAGGCGACTGGGTGCCTCTGCCGGTTCCCCGCCGGAGCGCTTGGCCCGCATGCTCGGGGAACAGGTAGGGCGGGCACTAACCGGAGAACTCTCGGCCGGTGACCTCCTGGAGTGGGGGCGCGCCCAGGGCTGGTGGAGCCCGGAAGGACAGGACCTCTCGGGCGGCGCGCTGGTCATCCTGGAAGATGACGAAGCGACGGCCAAGTCGCCCCGGCGCCAGCTACTTCTCTCCCTGGCCGGCTACTGGCACCGGTACGGCGGCCCGGTGGTGGCGGCCACTCCGTCCGAGGCCCGCACCCTCGTCGCCTACCACCGGCAGGGCGCGACCACGGTAGGCCATGTGCAGGAGCCCTGGGGCCGCGCGGCCGTGGTTGCCGCCCTACTCGCTTCCGCGCCCACACAGTAGCCCTGCCCTACCGTCCACCTGTGCCAAACCTGAGTTATCCCCACCTTCCCGAAGGCAGTCCTGGTTTTCCCCGTCTCGGGAGGGCGGGAGGCGCAAACCCGGCCAAGAAGCAAGAGGCCTGCTCACGGTGACGGGAGCAGGCTCATCACTTTTCTCTTCTTGGTGTCCGAGGCGGGACTTGAACCCGCACGGGACTGACCCATACGCCCCTCAAACGTACGCGTCTGCCAGTTCCGCCACTCGGACACCGGTTATCATCCCGCTTAAATGGTAGCACGGGTACCGTCCCGAGTCAAGACCACGGGCCCGGCCGAGTTATCCCCGCCCTCCCGAACACGGTCTGGTTTTCCGGGGTGCGAAAGGATAGACCGGCCCGGCGGCGTAATCCTATACTCGGAACGAGGGGGGCAGGGGAGTCATGCCCAGGATACTCTTCGTAGACGACGACCACGCCTGCCGGGCGCCCATGGCCCGGGTCTTCGCCCGGCTTGTGGCTCCCCCGGACGTGGAAGCAGTAAGCGCCGGGCGGCGCCCGGGGCCTCCTCACCCCCTGGCCCGCCGGGTCTTAGCCGAGCTGGGCTTAGAAATGCCGGAGGAACCGGGACGGGCTCTGGCGGAGATGGCCGGCGAGAGCTTTGACCTCACCGTGATACTCAGCACCCACCTGCGGCAGCGCGAGCCGGTGCTGCACGGGCTGCACGGCGTTCTGTGGTGGGACCTGGCGGATCCCCTGGCAACCGAGGGGCCGGACGAGGCCCGCCTGAGCGCCCTGCGCCGGTGCCGGGAAGAAATCCGCGACCGGGTGCGCAGTCAAGCTCTTGCGGGTCCTGCAGGAGGGCACCTTCGAGCCGGTAGGAAGCGAAAAAACGGTTCGGGTGCACGTGCGGGTCATAAGCGCCACCAACCGAGACCTGAGGGAAATGGTAGCGCGGGGAGAGTTCCGTGAGGACCTATACTACCGCCTGTGCGTGGTTCCCCTCTGGCCTGTACACCCACGTATCGCCCACCGCCGGTGACCGGCTCGCCCGAAGTGGTCAAGCTCTTGACCGAGGACGTGGCCCGGCTTACCGGGGGCCGGATAGCCGTGGGAGACGATCCGGCACAGGTGGTCGACGGGATCGAGGCTCACATTCGCAATAAGCGCACCGCCTTAGGGATCTAAAACACCCTGCGCGGGGCCGGGGAACCGCCAAACTGCGGTCTCCTCGGCCCCTTCTCGTTCCTGCTAGGTCTTCCGTGCGGCACCGGTTGATCCTTTTCCCGTCGTCGCCGGCTCCACGTGCACCAGAACGTCCGTGACCTCCGGGAATCTTTCCTTGAGCCTGGCGGCCACCTGGTGGGAGAGCGCATGCGCCTCCTCCAACGTCATGGCCCCCTCCACCTCGAGATGCAGGTCCAGGGACACGTCGTCTTCGCGGCCGCGGCTGCGCACCGCGTGGCAGGCTTTCACACCTTCCACGGAGAGTACCGCTTCCTCTACCGCCCCGGGTTCGATTATCGCCCGGTCGCACAGCACGCCGGCCGCTTCTTTCAATACCATGTAGCCGGCACGAACGATCAACGCGGCAATAACCAGTGAGGTAACCAGGTCCACCTCCGGGTAACCGAAACGTACCGCGGCCAGGGTGCCCACCACGGAAAGAGAAACGTAAATGTCGCTCTTGGTGTGGTAGGAGTCGGCTACCAGGAATTCACTCCGCAGGCGCTTTCCCGCCCGATATTCGTAGCGGGCGACCAGGAGATTCGCGGCCAGGGTAGCGGCCATGACCGCGAAGCTATACCAGCTGACATCTACCGCTACCGGGGCCTTCAGCCGGCCGATGACCTCCACCACCACGTTCTGGGCGGCAAAGAATAAAAGGGCGGCAATCCCCACTGCGGCCAAGGTTTCGAACTTTCGGTGACCGTAAGGGTGATCGGCATCGGCCGGGCGGGAGGCAAGGCTGATCCCGATAAGGCCCACAACGTTGGAAGCCCCGTCGGCCAGGGAGTGGAAGCCGTCCGCCGCCATGCTGGCGCTCCCGATTCGGTTTCCCACCACGATCTTGAGCAGGGCCACGGCCACGTTGGCCGCCAGGGTGGCTACCAGGACCTTTTGAATCTGACGGTGATTCTGCAACAGATACAACCTCTCTCGTCAGTAGTTCTCCGGCTCTGAGACATGACCGAAAAGGCAACCGGAGGCCCCGGCAACAGGCAAGCTGCTAAAGCTGCCTGGGCTTGCAGATGATCTCCCGCACCTGAGTCTCAAAGAAGGTGTTGGAGTGCGAGGGCAGCACCACCAGGGCGGTGTCCGCTCCGCGACCGGTGCCGGCCACGGCCACCACTTCCCGGCCGTAGGGAATGAGCCCCGCGTCCAGGGCCATACAGGCAATCTCCACTCCCACCTTTACCCCCTGACCCAACAGCCGGAGGCTGGCGGCAATTATCTCCGCCGGGTAAAGCCCCCCGAACTTCAGGCGCAGGGCGCGGTCCAGGCCGGCCATCAGGTGGGTAGTGGTGAGCACCCTGGCGCCACCGGCCTGCAGAGCCGCGCGCTCCTCGGGGGGCATTTCGTCTCGACCCGGGCCGGCAAAGCCTACGTGGTGGGTCACGCAGACGACTTCCAGTCCCCGACCCAGGCAGAGCCTGGCGGTTTGCCCCGTGTTCGAGGCTACCACCAGGTGTTCTATATGCAGTTCCTTGGCGCGGCGTACCGCCAATTCCAAAGTTCTTTCCGTGTTCTCCGGTCCTGGCTCCTCCCAGTACATCACTTCCGCCCCGCCTACGGTCCACACCCGGTGGCGGCGGCCTTCCTCCTTTCCAGCGGGCGTCGGCTCTGACCCCTTCCTCCTCATCTTACCTGCCCCAAACCGATAGAACAAGTCCCTGCAGCGGTTCGGGTCGCGCGGCAGGAATTGGGTCTATTGCCGTCGAAGTACCCGTCATCAAGTCGGTATCAGGATGCTCTCCAAGAGAGGTTGGACACCGGTGGCCAGAATTCCGATGAAATCGAAGAGCGAGGTCGAAATCAGGGGAACCGCGAACGGTTTGGTAATCCTGCTCGATCCCGAGGCGCCGGTAGAACGGCTGGCTCAGGCACTGCGGGCCAAGCTCGCCGCCGCGCGCGGTTTCTTCGCCGGTGCCGACTGTCAGCTCCGGTGGCGCGACCGGCCCCAGGAGGCGGATTTGCCCGCCCTGGCACAGATCCTGGCCGAATACGGGCTGCTCCTGCGCTCACCCGGCCCGGAAAAACCCTCACCCGTTGTGGGTCTTCCCGGAAGAACGGCGGAGGTAATTGCCCTGCCCAGTCATCAGGCCATGCTGGTACAGGGTCTGGTGCGCGGGGGACAGACCGTCCGGCACCCGAGCCACGTAGTCATCCTGGGGCACGTGAATCCCGGCGGCCGGGTAGAGGCGGGCGGGCACGTCATCGTACTGGGCAAATTGGCCGGGACCGTCCTGGCCGGTTACCCGGACAACACCCGGGCGGCCATATGGACCTGGGTCCTGGCCAGCCGCAAGGTGGCCGTGGCCGGGCGCTACCTGCCTTTAGAAGCAGACCTTCCCTCGGGTCCGGCGGTAGTGAGGCTTTACCACCACCGGGTGCGGGCGGAAGCCTGGTCCGGCTCCCGACAGAGATAGCCCCGCTTCACAGGGCCAGTACGCCGGCCAGCTCGTACAGGCCCATATCTATGGTTTTTTCGCCCTCCAGGACCCGGTCCAGCTCTAGCGCCTCGATCTCTCCCCGCACCAGGCCCACCATGTAGCCGGCCTTACCCTCGAGCAGGAGTTCCACCGCCCGCGCTCCCATCCTGCTGGCCAGAATGCGGTCCCAGGCGGTCGGCGCGCCGCCCCGCTGAATGTGCCCCAGTACCGTCACCCGGGTTTCCAACCCCGTTCGTGCGGCCATCACCTTTCCCAGTTCCACGGCGCTGGCCACGCCCTCGGCCACCACCACTATGCTGTGCAACTTGCCCCGCCGCCGGCCGCGCTGGATGCGGTCCACCACCGCCTCCAGCTCAAACGGGATCTCCGGAATGAGAATGGCCTCCGCACCGCCGGCAATCCCAGCCAGGAGCGCGATCTGCCCCGAGCGCCGTCCCATCACCTCCACCAGGAAGAGGCGCTCGTGCGAGGTGGCCGTATCTCGAATCTTGTTGATCGCATCCACCGCGGTGTTCAGGGCGGTATCAAACCCTAAGGTGTAGTCCGTCCCGGGGATGTCGTTGTCGATGGTGGCGGGAACGGCCACCACCGCCACCCCGCGCCGGGAAAGGGCCTGGGCACCCCGGAAGGAACCGTCACCGCCGATTACCACCAGCGCCTGAATCCCGGCTTCCTTAAGTACCTGTGCCCCCCGATCCTGACCGCCGGAGGTGTAGAATTCGAGACTCCTGGCCGTACGCAGCATGGTTCCGCCCCGGTGGATGATGTCCGAAACCGAAGCCAGGTCCAGGGGACGCATGTCCCCTTCCAGAAGGCCGGCAAAACCGCGAGAGATTCCCACTACCTCCAGGCCGTGATAGACGGCCTTTCGCGTTACCGCCCGAATACAGGCGTTCATCCCCGGCGCGTCTCCGCCGCTGGTCACCACCCCTATACGCCGCAAATTCCGGTGCCCTCCGAATAGACCCCACCGATGCCGTGCGGCACCGTATCGGGGCCCGAGTCTAACCGATAACCGCCCGCCCCGCCCCTAGTCACCGGTCTCCACGTAACCGTGGCGGGTGTAGATCTGGGCTCTCCCCCGGACCTTTATGGCCGAGGTAAACTCGGTGAACTGGGCTACCATCACCTCGCCCTTATCCAGTTTCTCCGAGTGGTGGGACTTAGTATCCCGGCCCCGGGTGAGACCGATGATGGTTACCCCGTTTTCCAGAGCCTTGATCACCACGTAATCGCTCGTACTCCAGTGGTGCTCCTCCATCCTTCCTGACCCCCTCGTCAGTCCCTAAAGACCGGCCAGCCGCAGGGCTGACGCCTGAACTTTTCCTTCAGCGCCTTTTCTACCTGGGGCGGCACCAGACCGCTGATGGAACCGCCCAGGGCAGCTACCTGCTTGATAATGCTGGAACTGAGAAAGGAGTACTCGTTGGCGGTCATAAGAAATATGGTTTCCACGTGCTCGTTCAGTTTCTTGTTCATGAGATACATCTGAAACTCGTACTCGAAATCGGAAACCGCCCGGATACCACGGATGATGGCCTGGGCCCCCTGCGAGTGCACAAAGTCCATGAGCAACCCGTCGAAGCCCACCACCTCCACATTGGGAAGGCAGGCGGTAGTGGCCCGCACCAGTTCCACGCGCTCCCCCAGGGTGAAAAGGTTCTGCTTGTAGTTTTCCGCCGCCACGCCGATTACCAATCGATCAAATAGCTTTGCCGCCCGCTCGACGAGATCCAGGTGCCCGTTGGTGATGGGATCGAAAGTCCCCGGGTAGACGGCTTTTCTCAAGGATCGCGCCCCTTTCCTGTTAGGTTAGGCCTTCCATTCCACGGTTCCGGGACCGGCAATCACCTCCAGCTCCCGCCGCAACTCCTCGCTGGCGCTGACCCAGAAGGTTTCGGCTACCCGCAGGTACTTGGCCTGGCCGGGGAAGAACAGGTACACCGGGTTGGGACCCCGGTGACGCAGCAGGGCGGCCTGCAGGGCCCGCAGTTTCCTTCCGTCGCAGTCCGGCTCCAGCCGGATTACCACCTTGAGCTTGGTCTCCGCGGGCAGGGGACGAACCCGGTCGGCCAGAATCTTCACCCCTTCCTCGGTTCCGTCCGTGCGTCCCTCTACCACCACCACCTGCCCGGAACCCAGCAGTTCCTGCGCCGAACTCCACAGACGCGGGAACACCAGCACCTCCACGCCGCCGGTGGTATCCTCGACCAATAGGGAGGCCATCACCTCGTTCTTCTTGGTGGTAAGCCGGCGCACCTGGGCCACCATGCCGCCCACCACTACCGCCGTTCCTTCTTCCAGTTGGCCCAGTTCGGCGATGGGGCAGGTAACGTGCAGCGCCAGCCGGTCCCGGTATTCGGCCAGGGGATGGCCGCTCACGTAAAAGCCCAGCATGTCCTTCTCCATGCCCAGAAGGTCCTGCGGCGAAAACTCTTCTACCTCGGGCAGAACGACCTCCGGACCCAGATCCTCCTCCGGAGAGCCCAGATCGAAAAGGGAAAGCTGGCCCCGCAGGCGGTCTTCCTGGCGCCTCTGGGCCGCCTCCAGGCACGCGTCCAGGCCGGCCAAGAGGCGCGCCCGGCCCACCCCCAGGCTGTCCATGGCCCCGCACCGGATCAGGCTTTCTATCACCCGCTTGTTGACCTGGTGCAGGTCTACCCGGCGGCAGAAATCGGCCAGGGAAGCAAAGGGGCCCTCGGCGCGGGCCTCCAGGATGGAGGCGATGGCGCCCTCCCCCACGTTCTTGACCGCCGCCAGGCCGAAGCGAATGGCATTTCCGGACACCGAAAAATCCGCCTGGCTGGCGTTCACGTCCGGAGGGAGTATCTCGATGCCCATACGGCGGCACTCTTCTATGTATACCGGCACCTTGTCCGGGTGGTTGCGCACGCTGGTGAGCAGGGCGGCCATGAACTCTACCGGGTAGTTGGCCTTGAGGTAGGCGGTCTGGTAGGCCACCAGGGCGTAGGCCGCGCTGTGGGAGCGGTTAAAACCGTAGCCGGCGAAGTATTCCATGAGATCGAAGATCTGAACCGCCGTATCCCGGGCTACACCCCTGGCCGCCGCCCCCTCCAGGAAGCGGGAACGCTGGGCGGCCAGAACCTCCGGCTTTTTCTTTCCCATGGCCCGGCGCAGAAGATCCGCCTCGCCCAGGCTGAAGCCGGCCAGCTCGCTGGCGATGCGCATCACCTGCTCCTGGTACAGGATCACCCCGTAGGTGTCGCGCAGAATGGGCTCCAGCGCCGGGTGCAGGTACTTTACCTCCACCTGGCGGTGCTTGCGGCGGATGAAGTCCTCTACCATGCCGCTGCCCAGAGGACCCGGCCGGTATAGGGCCACCAGGGCCACCAGGTCCTCGAACCGCTCCGGGCGCAGGCTGCGCAACAGGGTCCGCATGCCGCTGCTTTCCAACTGGAACACGCCCACGCTTTCTCCCGAGGAAAGCAGGGCGTAGGTCTTGGGATCCTCGAGGGAAAGGCTCTCCATATCCGGAGCTTGCTTGCCGTTCCGGGAGATTAGCCTTAAGGTATCGCCGATCACGGTAAGGGTGCGCAGGCCCAAAACGTCCATCTTCAGGAGCCCCAGGTCCTCGATCACGTTCATGGGGAACTGGGTGGTCACCGGACCGTCCGGGGTTTTCTGCAGGGGAAGGAAGTTTACCAGGGGCTCAGGAGCGATCACCACTCCGGCGGCGTGGGTGGAGGCGTGCCGGGGCGTACCCTCCAGGGCCCGGGCGTAATCCACCAGCTGCCGCACCCGCTCGTCCGCCTCGTAGGCCTGTCTCAGCTCCGGGCTTCCCTCCAGCGCCCGGTCCAGGCTGATCCCCAGTTCCGCCGGCACCAGCTTGGCCAGCCGGTCCACCTCGGGGAGGGGAACGTTCAGCACCCGGCCCACATCCCGGATGGCGGCGCGGGCGGCCATGGTGCCGAAGGTGATGATCTGAGCCACCCGGTCCTCGCCGTAACGCCGGGTAAGGTAGTCCAGCACCTCGCCCCGCCGCTCGAAGCAGAAGTCTATGTCGATGTCAGGCATGGTCACCCGCTCGGGATTGAGGAAGCGCTCGAAGAGCAGGTCGTAGCGAAGAGGGTCGATCTGGGTGATGCCCAGGGCGTAGGCTACCAGGCTGCCGGCGGCCGAGCCCCGGCCGGGACCGGTCAATATTCCCTCCTGGTGGGCGAAGTGCACCAGATCCCAGACCACCAGGAAGTAACCGGCAAATCCCATTTTGAAGATCACGTCCAGCTCGTACTCCAGCCGCCGCCGGTAGTCCTCCCGGTGGAAAAGGCCCCTGTCCTTCAGCCCCTGCTCGCACAGGTGCCGCAGAAAGGTCTCGGCGGTATGCCCCTCCGGCACCGGGTAGTGGGGCAGGTGCAGCCGGCCGAAAGGCAGCTCCACCTCGCAGCGCTCGGCAACGGCCAGCGTACTGGTCAGCGCCTCCGGCACCTCGGCGAAGAGCGCGGCCATCTCTTCGGGCGTCTTGAAGTAGAACTCCTGGGTGGGAAACTCCAGCCGCTTGCTGTCCTCCAGAGTCTTGCCGGTCTGGATGCACAGGAGCACGTCGTGCAGGGCGGCGTCCTCGCGCCGCAGGTAGTGAACGTCGTTGGTGGCCACCAGCGGCAGATCGAGGCGGCGCGAAAGCTCGATCAGGAACCGGTTGGCGCGCTTCTGCTCGGCCAGGTCGTGGTCCTGAAGCTCCAGATAAAAGTTCTCCGGCCCGAAGACCTCCCGATACCAGGCCGCGGCC
This genomic interval carries:
- a CDS encoding nicotinate phosphoribosyltransferase codes for the protein MTDKLITTLKQVKELTVDSRRPFFSATHEEIATGATTDIYFVRTYEILRSLGQADTPVAAEIFARREGIFAGLPEVLNLLADRPVEVWSLTEGTAFEEREVVMRLVGPYDQFGLFETTILGILAHSSGWATAARKAKEAAQEAAVFCFGARHVHPAVAPVMERAAIVGGADGASCILAAKLAGKEPVGTVPHAMFLIVGDTVEGALAYHRVMPPDAPRVILVDTFKDEAEETLRVAEALGRDLAGVRLDTPGERGGVTPELVREVRARLDQAGYNHVRIFVSGGLNPERIARLRQAGADAFGVGSYISSAPPIDMTLDLKVVRGRPFTKRGRIPGVTLNPKLQRVK
- a CDS encoding cation diffusion facilitator family transporter, which produces MQNHRQIQKVLVATLAANVAVALLKIVVGNRIGSASMAADGFHSLADGASNVVGLIGISLASRPADADHPYGHRKFETLAAVGIAALLFFAAQNVVVEVIGRLKAPVAVDVSWYSFAVMAATLAANLLVARYEYRAGKRLRSEFLVADSYHTKSDIYVSLSVVGTLAAVRFGYPEVDLVTSLVIAALIVRAGYMVLKEAAGVLCDRAIIEPGAVEEAVLSVEGVKACHAVRSRGREDDVSLDLHLEVEGAMTLEEAHALSHQVAARLKERFPEVTDVLVHVEPATTGKGSTGAARKT
- a CDS encoding DNA polymerase III subunit alpha, giving the protein MGADFVHLHLHSEYSLLDGACRLEKVVAEAARQNMPALAITDHGVMYGVADFYRLARQHGVKPILGAEVYVARRSRFHRQGQQEESPFHLVLLARDYTGYQNLLRLVSRAYLEGFYYKPRVDRELLAEHREGLIALSACLAGEIPALFLKGREEEAAAAAAWYREVFGPENFYLELQDHDLAEQKRANRFLIELSRRLDLPLVATNDVHYLRREDAALHDVLLCIQTGKTLEDSKRLEFPTQEFYFKTPEEMAALFAEVPEALTSTLAVAERCEVELPFGRLHLPHYPVPEGHTAETFLRHLCEQGLKDRGLFHREDYRRRLEYELDVIFKMGFAGYFLVVWDLVHFAHQEGILTGPGRGSAAGSLVAYALGITQIDPLRYDLLFERFLNPERVTMPDIDIDFCFERRGEVLDYLTRRYGEDRVAQIITFGTMAARAAIRDVGRVLNVPLPEVDRLAKLVPAELGISLDRALEGSPELRQAYEADERVRQLVDYARALEGTPRHASTHAAGVVIAPEPLVNFLPLQKTPDGPVTTQFPMNVIEDLGLLKMDVLGLRTLTVIGDTLRLISRNGKQAPDMESLSLEDPKTYALLSSGESVGVFQLESSGMRTLLRSLRPERFEDLVALVALYRPGPLGSGMVEDFIRRKHRQVEVKYLHPALEPILRDTYGVILYQEQVMRIASELAGFSLGEADLLRRAMGKKKPEVLAAQRSRFLEGAAARGVARDTAVQIFDLMEYFAGYGFNRSHSAAYALVAYQTAYLKANYPVEFMAALLTSVRNHPDKVPVYIEECRRMGIEILPPDVNASQADFSVSGNAIRFGLAAVKNVGEGAIASILEARAEGPFASLADFCRRVDLHQVNKRVIESLIRCGAMDSLGVGRARLLAGLDACLEAAQRRQEDRLRGQLSLFDLGSPEEDLGPEVVLPEVEEFSPQDLLGMEKDMLGFYVSGHPLAEYRDRLALHVTCPIAELGQLEEGTAVVVGGMVAQVRRLTTKKNEVMASLLVEDTTGGVEVLVFPRLWSSAQELLGSGQVVVVEGRTDGTEEGVKILADRVRPLPAETKLKVVIRLEPDCDGRKLRALQAALLRHRGPNPVYLFFPGQAKYLRVAETFWVSASEELRRELEVIAGPGTVEWKA
- the coaE gene encoding dephospho-CoA kinase (Dephospho-CoA kinase (CoaE) performs the final step in coenzyme A biosynthesis.) translates to MDTSGRGRDLAPTPAMFVIGLTGGIASGKSTVSRMLARLGAVIVDADVLAREIVRPGRPAWRDIVRHFGREILRPDGELDRKALARRIFGDPETRQLLNRLTHPRVVEQTAAILESLAREGRCRVAVVDAALFFEAGMERLVDEVWVVKVSEETQIRRLVERDGLSPEEARQRLAAQMPLEERLRRAHRVIDNEGPEEQTWRQVLALWREAVGNGAEGDVGANDLSGR
- the pfkA gene encoding 6-phosphofructokinase; amino-acid sequence: MRRIGVVTSGGDAPGMNACIRAVTRKAVYHGLEVVGISRGFAGLLEGDMRPLDLASVSDIIHRGGTMLRTARSLEFYTSGGQDRGAQVLKEAGIQALVVIGGDGSFRGAQALSRRGVAVVAVPATIDNDIPGTDYTLGFDTALNTAVDAINKIRDTATSHERLFLVEVMGRRSGQIALLAGIAGGAEAILIPEIPFELEAVVDRIQRGRRRGKLHSIVVVAEGVASAVELGKVMAARTGLETRVTVLGHIQRGGAPTAWDRILASRMGARAVELLLEGKAGYMVGLVRGEIEALELDRVLEGEKTIDMGLYELAGVLAL
- a CDS encoding copper transporter; translation: MPDWKYYVTSLVAVFLALGIGILIGSMVVGSEAVLSQQSGMLARLEADLLSLKEDNTRLRQETEQARQALERARILAAEVLPSLLDGRLRGAAVTVVAGVEDRSPELEETLRRSGALLSCAFLDCSRISWPEIARRLGASAGSPPERLARMLGEQVGRALTGELSAGDLLEWGRAQGWWSPEGQDLSGGALVILEDDEATAKSPRRQLLLSLAGYWHRYGGPVVAATPSEARTLVAYHRQGATTVGHVQEPWGRAAVVAALLASAPTQ
- the coaD gene encoding pantetheine-phosphate adenylyltransferase produces the protein MRKAVYPGTFDPITNGHLDLVERAAKLFDRLVIGVAAENYKQNLFTLGERVELVRATTACLPNVEVVGFDGLLMDFVHSQGAQAIIRGIRAVSDFEYEFQMYLMNKKLNEHVETIFLMTANEYSFLSSSIIKQVAALGGSISGLVPPQVEKALKEKFRRQPCGWPVFRD
- the mtrB gene encoding trp RNA-binding attenuation protein MtrB translates to MEEHHWSTSDYVVIKALENGVTIIGLTRGRDTKSHHSEKLDKGEVMVAQFTEFTSAIKVRGRAQIYTRHGYVETGD